Proteins from a genomic interval of Chryseobacterium indologenes:
- a CDS encoding AAA family ATPase, with product MRIHIFGASGSGVTTLGKALSEKLHIEYFDSDDFFWLKTQHPFTQRQHPQVRNTMVSEKLHTTDNWIFGGSIIHWGENVFPPFDLIIFLYLPSELRMERLRKRELERYGDAIITHPEKSKKFQEFMDWAKDYDHNTGIANRTLKAHLEWLSDIDTPLIELSGDYELTQKMEIILNQVKQGNLQVK from the coding sequence ATGAGAATACATATTTTCGGAGCTTCCGGTTCCGGTGTTACCACTTTGGGAAAAGCACTGTCTGAGAAACTCCATATTGAATACTTTGACAGTGATGATTTTTTCTGGCTTAAAACCCAACATCCATTTACGCAAAGACAACATCCTCAAGTAAGGAATACCATGGTATCGGAGAAGCTTCACACCACCGACAACTGGATTTTTGGGGGTTCAATCATTCATTGGGGTGAGAATGTATTTCCACCATTTGATCTGATCATATTTCTCTATCTGCCATCTGAACTCAGAATGGAAAGGCTGAGAAAAAGAGAATTAGAAAGATACGGCGATGCCATCATCACGCATCCTGAAAAATCTAAAAAGTTCCAAGAATTTATGGATTGGGCTAAAGATTATGATCATAATACCGGTATTGCCAACAGAACTTTAAAAGCTCATCTTGAATGGCTGTCTGATATAGATACACCTTTAATTGAATTGTCCGGTGATTATGAGTTGACTCAAAAGATGGAGATTATATTGAATCAGGTAAAACAGGGAAACCTGCAGGTGAAATAG
- a CDS encoding adenylate kinase: protein MINIVLFGPPGSGKGTQAQNLIEKFNLKQVSTGDLFRYNMKNDTELGKLAKSYIDKGELVPDQVTTDMLIDEIRKPTDTNGFIFDGYPRTTAQTEALEKIVKEELNDEIDICLSLIVEDKILVERLLKRGETSGRSDDSNVEIIENRIKEYYTKTAEVAELYKQQGKYVEVNGVGEIDEISQKLFAEIEKIK from the coding sequence ATGATAAACATTGTTCTGTTCGGCCCTCCAGGAAGTGGAAAAGGAACACAAGCTCAGAATCTAATCGAAAAATTCAACTTAAAACAGGTTTCAACAGGTGATCTTTTCAGATACAACATGAAAAATGACACTGAACTTGGTAAACTGGCTAAGTCTTACATCGATAAGGGAGAATTGGTTCCGGATCAGGTAACAACAGATATGCTGATTGATGAGATCAGAAAACCAACGGATACCAACGGTTTTATCTTCGACGGATACCCGAGAACTACTGCTCAGACAGAAGCGCTGGAAAAAATCGTAAAAGAAGAATTGAATGATGAGATTGATATCTGTCTTTCATTGATAGTAGAAGATAAAATTTTGGTTGAAAGACTTCTGAAAAGAGGTGAAACCAGCGGAAGATCTGACGACAGCAATGTAGAGATCATCGAAAACAGAATTAAAGAATATTACACTAAAACAGCAGAGGTAGCCGAACTTTATAAGCAGCAGGGAAAATATGTAGAGGTAAACGGTGTTGGAGAAATTGATGAGATTTCCCAAAAACTTTTCGCTGAGATAGAGAAAATTAAATAA
- the obgE gene encoding GTPase ObgE — MSNFVDYVKIHCKSGHGGAGSAHLRREKYIPKGGPDGGDGGRGGHVIMRGNAQEWTLLPLRYTRHIKAERGENGAKNQLTGADGSDIYIDVPIGTIAKNEEGEIIGEILEDKQEIILMEGGKGGRGNEFFKSSTNQTPRYAQPGMDGQEGYVVFELKILADVGLVGFPNAGKSTLLASVSAAKPKIANYAFTTLTPNLGIVDYRNYKSFVMADIPGIIEGAAEGKGLGHRFLRHIERNSILLFLIPADSEDHYQEFKILENELKEYNPELLDKDFIISVSKSDLLDSELKKEIAAEFPENKQPLFFSGVTGEGLTELKDAIWKQLHG; from the coding sequence ATGTCAAACTTTGTAGATTACGTAAAGATTCATTGTAAAAGCGGACACGGAGGAGCAGGTTCTGCACACCTTCGCCGTGAAAAATATATTCCCAAGGGAGGTCCTGACGGTGGTGACGGAGGTCGTGGAGGCCACGTTATCATGAGGGGAAATGCCCAGGAATGGACTTTACTTCCGCTTCGTTATACCCGCCACATCAAAGCAGAGCGTGGTGAAAACGGAGCCAAAAACCAGCTTACCGGAGCTGACGGTTCTGATATTTACATCGATGTTCCTATCGGAACTATTGCTAAAAATGAAGAAGGAGAAATTATCGGCGAGATCCTTGAAGACAAGCAGGAAATCATTTTAATGGAAGGAGGAAAAGGAGGAAGAGGAAACGAATTCTTCAAATCTTCTACCAATCAGACGCCAAGATATGCCCAACCCGGAATGGATGGTCAAGAAGGTTATGTTGTTTTCGAACTTAAAATTTTGGCAGATGTAGGATTGGTTGGGTTTCCAAATGCAGGAAAATCTACACTTTTAGCTTCTGTTTCGGCAGCGAAGCCTAAAATTGCCAATTATGCCTTTACCACGCTGACTCCCAACTTAGGAATTGTAGATTACAGAAATTACAAATCATTTGTGATGGCTGATATTCCGGGGATTATTGAAGGTGCAGCAGAAGGAAAAGGACTGGGACACAGATTCCTGAGGCATATTGAAAGAAACTCCATTCTTTTATTTTTAATTCCGGCAGATTCGGAAGATCATTATCAGGAGTTTAAAATTCTTGAAAATGAATTGAAGGAATATAACCCGGAACTTTTAGATAAAGATTTCATTATTTCTGTTTCCAAGTCTGACCTTTTAGACAGTGAGCTGAAAAAAGAGATCGCAGCTGAATTTCCTGAGAATAAACAGCCTTTATTCTTTTCAGGGGTTACCGGAGAAGGTCTTACAGAACTAAAAGATGCCATCTGGAAACAGTTGCATGGATAA
- a CDS encoding ABC-F family ATP-binding cassette domain-containing protein: protein MILLQNISFGFPGGDLLFNHINLSIQSQTKSALVGSNGMGKSTLLKIIAHTLQPLEGSISIQGEVFYVPQMFGNFNHHTIAECLKIDKKLEALQKITNGEVEEHYFETLNDDWDIEERSQAALQYWGLEDFELTQRLDELSGGQKTKVFLAGIQINEPDIVILDEPTNHLDHEGRKLLYDLIDKMKATVVIVSHDRALLNLVDTIYELTNQGIDTYGGNYDFYAEQKEIEEEALHNDIHAKERALKKAKEKERETLERKQKLDAKGKQKQEKSGVARIMMNTMRNNAEKNTSKLKSVHAEKISGISGDLRDLRSSLKNSDQMKVNFNDSGLHSGKILIAAEDINFIYQDKKLWKENISTEVRSGDRISVKGLNGSGKTTLIKLLLGNLTPSSGIIKRAEFNSIYIDQEYSLIPYDVTVYDFVQTFNDNGLQESEVKTLLSRFLFGKETWDKKCGVLSGGERLRVLLCALSVSNRTPDMIVLDEPTNNLDLQNIEILTNSIKDYHGTLLVISHDKVFLEEIKVDQQLILG, encoded by the coding sequence ATGATTTTACTACAAAATATATCCTTTGGGTTTCCGGGAGGAGATCTGCTTTTTAATCATATAAACTTATCCATACAATCTCAAACCAAATCAGCACTCGTTGGAAGTAATGGTATGGGAAAATCCACGTTGCTGAAAATTATCGCACATACCTTACAACCCTTGGAAGGAAGTATCAGTATTCAGGGCGAAGTGTTCTATGTGCCCCAGATGTTTGGGAATTTTAACCATCATACCATTGCAGAATGTCTGAAAATAGACAAAAAACTGGAGGCTCTTCAGAAAATAACAAATGGGGAGGTTGAGGAACACTATTTTGAAACTTTAAATGACGACTGGGATATTGAAGAACGCTCTCAGGCGGCTTTACAATATTGGGGCCTGGAAGATTTTGAGCTCACCCAAAGACTTGATGAGTTAAGTGGCGGGCAAAAGACCAAAGTATTCCTTGCCGGAATTCAAATTAACGAGCCTGATATTGTCATATTGGATGAACCTACCAATCATCTGGATCACGAAGGAAGAAAGCTGTTATATGATCTTATCGATAAAATGAAGGCAACGGTTGTTATTGTGAGCCATGACAGGGCATTATTAAATCTGGTGGATACAATTTATGAGTTGACCAATCAGGGAATTGATACCTATGGAGGCAATTACGATTTTTATGCAGAACAAAAAGAGATAGAAGAAGAAGCTTTACACAATGATATCCATGCCAAAGAACGCGCTTTAAAAAAAGCAAAGGAGAAAGAACGGGAAACTTTGGAACGTAAACAAAAGCTTGATGCCAAAGGAAAACAAAAGCAGGAAAAATCGGGAGTGGCTAGAATAATGATGAATACTATGCGGAATAACGCAGAGAAAAATACCTCAAAACTCAAAAGTGTGCATGCTGAGAAAATCAGTGGGATATCCGGAGACTTAAGGGATCTGCGTTCTTCTTTAAAAAATTCTGATCAGATGAAAGTTAATTTTAATGATTCAGGTTTACATTCCGGTAAAATCCTCATTGCAGCGGAGGACATTAATTTTATATATCAGGATAAAAAGCTTTGGAAGGAAAATATAAGTACTGAAGTTCGCAGCGGAGACAGAATCTCTGTTAAAGGCTTGAACGGATCAGGAAAAACTACATTAATAAAATTATTACTGGGAAATCTTACCCCTTCGTCAGGAATAATAAAAAGGGCTGAATTCAATAGCATCTATATCGATCAGGAATATTCCCTGATTCCTTATGATGTAACAGTTTATGATTTTGTTCAGACCTTCAACGATAATGGTTTGCAGGAATCAGAAGTCAAAACACTGTTGTCGAGATTTCTGTTCGGAAAAGAGACCTGGGACAAGAAGTGCGGGGTACTGAGCGGAGGAGAGCGGCTCAGGGTACTCTTGTGTGCATTATCAGTAAGCAACAGGACTCCCGATATGATTGTTCTGGATGAACCTACTAATAATTTAGACCTCCAAAACATTGAGATTCTTACAAATTCCATCAAAGATTATCACGGTACGTTATTAGTGATTTCCCATGATAAAGTCTTTTTGGAGGAGATTAAGGTGGATCAGCAATTGATCCTTGGCTGA